One region of Danio rerio strain Tuebingen ecotype United States chromosome 5, GRCz12tu, whole genome shotgun sequence genomic DNA includes:
- the kifl gene encoding kinesin family-like isoform X1, with protein sequence MMYVNSGAENVSMSLNFMGRKLRNHTVAPAAKQRAWETTDLSQYQDDPAVSTRVVLSHPNVSSEELPGSVPDLREEIQLRRPCNIHNTLLDQDKNRRKCEVSWLRKGRVKWNAFRRWIGTDRPHETKRKGRFCW encoded by the exons ATGATGTATGTCAATTCTGGAGCAGAAAATGTGTCCATGTCTTTGAACTTCATGGGCAGGAAGTTACGTAACCACACTGTTGCCCCAGCAGCAAAACAAC GTGCCTGGGAGACCACTGACCTTTCTCAATATCAGGATGATCCAGCTGTTTCCACCCGTGTGGTACTTTCTCATCCCAATGTGTCATCAGAGGAGCTGCCAGGCAGTGTTCCTGACCTGAGAGAAGAGATTCAGCTGCGCAGACCATGCAACATTCATAACACACTCCTAGACCAGGATAAAAACAGAC GTAAATGTGAGGTCTCATGGCTAAGGAAAGGTAGAGTCAAATGGAACGCATTCAGGCGCTGGATTGGAACAGACCGACCCCATGAAACAAAACGCAAAGGTAGGTTCTGCTGGTAG
- the kifl gene encoding kinesin family-like: protein MYVNSGAENVSMSLNFMGRKLRNHTVAPAAKQRAWETTDLSQYQDDPAVSTRVVLSHPNVSSEELPGSVPDLREEIQLRRPCNIHNTLLDQDKNRPSTTGTNDSA, encoded by the exons ATGTATGTCAATTCTGGAGCAGAAAATGTGTCCATGTCTTTGAACTTCATGGGCAGGAAGTTACGTAACCACACTGTTGCCCCAGCAGCAAAACAAC GTGCCTGGGAGACCACTGACCTTTCTCAATATCAGGATGATCCAGCTGTTTCCACCCGTGTGGTACTTTCTCATCCCAATGTGTCATCAGAGGAGCTGCCAGGCAGTGTTCCTGACCTGAGAGAAGAGATTCAGCTGCGCAGACCATGCAACATTCATAACACACTCCTAGACCAGGATAAAAACAGAC CAAGCACAACTGGAACAAACGATTCAGCGTGA